From a single Capsicum annuum cultivar UCD-10X-F1 chromosome 12, UCD10Xv1.1, whole genome shotgun sequence genomic region:
- the LOC107849387 gene encoding uncharacterized protein LOC107849387, translated as MIKNDKSCHEMLPYALLGYLTTVRTFTGATPYLLVYGNEVVVPAEIEIPSLRIIQESGLSNEEWVCGHYEQLMLIDEKRMIVVCHGQLYQHRMIRSFNKKVRARTFEVGQLVLKCIFPHQEEYKGKFASN; from the coding sequence atgataaaaaatgacAAATCATGCCATGAGATGTTGCCCTACGCTCTACTAGGGTATCTTACAACTGTTCGAACTTTCACTGGGGCAACTCCTTATCTACTTGTTTATGGAAATGAAGTTGTGGTACCTGCCGAGATTGAAATACCTTCCTTAAGGATTATTCAAGAATCCGGATTAAGTAATGAAGAATGGGTTTGCGGTCACTATGAACAACTCATGCTGATTGATGAGAAGAGAATGATTGTTGTATGTCATGGACAGTTGTACCAACATAGGATGATCCGTTCCTTCAACAAGAAAGTAAGAGCTCGAACATTTGAAGTTGGGCAATTGGTTCTCAAATGCATATTTCCTCACCAAGAAGAGTACAAAGGCAAGTTTGCTTCTAATTAG